One genomic window of Betaproteobacteria bacterium includes the following:
- a CDS encoding phosphomannomutase/phosphoglucomutase (catalyzes the interconversion of alpha-D-mannose 1-phosphate to alpha-D-mannose 6-phosphate and alpha-D-glucose 1-phosphate to alpha-D-glucose 6-phosphate) produces MNNIPAEIFKAYDIRGIVDKTLTAAGVETIGRAIGSEARARSVTAVVIGRDGRLSGPALSQALARGLQASGVDVIDIGQVPTPVVYFAAHQLGTQSGVAVTGSHNPPDYNGLKMVLAGETLAGEAIQGLRQRIEGGDLTAGQGSYTERPIVDAYVERIVSDVKTARKMKIAVDCGNGVAGAIAPSLYRKMGCEVIELFCEVDGTFPNHHPDPSVPKNLQDLIRTLQTSDAELGLAFDGDGDRLGVVTKSGKIIYPDRQLMLFAKDVLSRNPGALVIYDVKSTRNLAPWIERHGGRPLLWKTGHSFVKSKMRETGAALAGEMSGHVFFKERWYGFDDGLYAGARLLEIVSREADPSAVLEALPDAVSTPELQIKLNEGENYALIDKLQKSAQFTAAREVIRIDGLRVEYADGFGLARSSNTTPVIVLRFEANDEAALKRIQEDFRRVITAVKPDVVLPF; encoded by the coding sequence ATGAACAACATTCCGGCGGAGATCTTCAAGGCCTACGACATCCGCGGCATCGTCGACAAGACGCTCACTGCGGCGGGCGTGGAAACGATCGGGCGCGCGATCGGTTCGGAAGCGCGTGCGCGCTCCGTGACAGCAGTTGTCATCGGCCGCGACGGCCGGCTGTCGGGGCCGGCGCTGAGTCAGGCGCTCGCGCGCGGGCTGCAGGCCAGCGGCGTCGATGTGATCGACATCGGCCAGGTGCCGACCCCGGTGGTCTACTTCGCCGCCCATCAGCTCGGCACGCAATCCGGCGTCGCGGTGACCGGCAGCCACAACCCGCCCGACTACAACGGGCTGAAGATGGTGCTGGCGGGCGAAACACTCGCCGGCGAAGCCATTCAGGGATTGCGGCAGCGCATCGAAGGTGGCGATTTGACTGCCGGCCAGGGCAGCTATACCGAACGGCCGATCGTCGACGCGTATGTCGAGCGCATCGTCTCGGATGTGAAGACCGCTCGCAAGATGAAGATTGCGGTGGACTGCGGAAACGGCGTCGCCGGCGCCATCGCACCCAGTCTCTACCGCAAGATGGGCTGCGAGGTCATCGAGCTCTTCTGCGAAGTCGACGGCACTTTCCCCAATCACCATCCCGATCCGTCGGTGCCGAAGAATCTGCAGGATCTGATCCGCACACTGCAGACTTCGGACGCGGAGCTCGGTCTCGCTTTCGACGGCGATGGCGACCGGCTCGGCGTGGTGACGAAGAGCGGCAAGATCATCTACCCGGACCGGCAGCTCATGCTGTTCGCCAAGGACGTACTGTCGCGCAATCCCGGCGCGCTCGTCATCTACGACGTCAAGTCCACGCGCAACCTTGCCCCCTGGATCGAGCGCCACGGCGGTAGGCCGCTGCTGTGGAAGACCGGCCACTCGTTCGTGAAATCGAAGATGCGCGAAACCGGCGCGGCGCTCGCCGGCGAGATGAGCGGGCATGTTTTCTTCAAGGAACGCTGGTACGGGTTCGACGATGGGTTATACGCAGGCGCGCGCCTGCTGGAAATCGTGAGCCGCGAAGCCGACCCGAGCGCCGTGCTGGAAGCCTTGCCCGACGCGGTCAGCACGCCGGAGCTGCAGATCAAGCTGAATGAAGGCGAGAACTACGCGCTCATCGACAAGCTGCAGAAAAGCGCCCAATTCACCGCTGCGCGCGAAGTGATTCGCATCGACGGGCTGCGCGTCGAATATGCCGACGGCTTCGGCCTTGCACGCTCGTCGAACACGACTCCGGTGATCGTGCTGCGCTTCGAAGCGAACGACGAGGCGGCGTTGAAGCGCATCCAGGAGGATTTCCGGCGCGTCATCACTGCGGTCAAGCCGGACGTGGTTCTGCCGTTTTAG
- a CDS encoding hydrolase — protein MSDWDAVERFGEAAANLPYQPPRWLRNPHLQTLYASCIARCPCIAWRRSRWSTPDGDFVDLDWLCATRGTARACALSPPPLIVVFHGLEGSSGSHYARTLMHAIDCRGWRGVVVHFRGCSGEPNLLPRAYHSGDSAEIDWILRRMRAEQPGPLAACAVSLGGNALLKWLGERGPAASAVLEAACAISAPVDLTAAGAALERGFNRLYTWNFLRTLKRKSRQKLRSFPGLLDSEAMRRARTLRMFDDHVTAPLHGFVDASDYWTRSSSKPWLKHIAVPTLVLNARDDPFLPAHALPSTAEVSAAVTLEQPAHGGHGAFVSGRFPGSLDWMPARVLAFFQAQLAGSRVAHL, from the coding sequence ATGAGTGATTGGGATGCGGTCGAACGATTTGGCGAGGCGGCGGCCAACCTGCCGTACCAGCCGCCGCGCTGGCTGCGCAATCCGCATCTGCAAACGCTCTACGCGTCCTGCATCGCGCGCTGTCCTTGCATTGCCTGGCGGCGCAGCCGCTGGTCCACGCCCGACGGCGATTTCGTCGATCTCGACTGGCTCTGCGCCACACGAGGCACGGCGCGTGCTTGCGCGTTGTCGCCGCCCCCTTTGATCGTCGTGTTTCACGGCCTGGAAGGCAGTTCCGGCAGCCACTATGCGCGCACGCTCATGCATGCCATCGACTGTCGCGGCTGGCGCGGAGTCGTGGTTCATTTCCGCGGCTGCAGCGGCGAACCGAATCTTCTGCCGCGTGCCTATCATAGCGGCGACTCGGCCGAAATCGACTGGATTCTACGACGCATGCGCGCCGAACAACCTGGGCCGCTGGCCGCTTGTGCAGTATCGCTCGGCGGCAACGCGCTGCTGAAGTGGCTGGGCGAGCGCGGGCCCGCAGCCAGCGCGGTGCTGGAAGCCGCTTGCGCGATATCGGCACCGGTCGATCTCACCGCGGCGGGTGCGGCGCTCGAACGAGGCTTCAACCGCCTCTACACGTGGAACTTCCTGCGCACGCTCAAGCGCAAGAGCCGGCAGAAGCTGCGCAGCTTTCCCGGGCTTCTGGACTCCGAGGCCATGCGCCGTGCCCGCACGCTACGCATGTTCGACGATCACGTCACCGCGCCCCTGCACGGATTTGTCGATGCCAGCGACTACTGGACTCGATCCAGCAGCAAGCCGTGGCTGAAACATATTGCCGTGCCGACGCTCGTTCTCAATGCACGCGACGATCCGTTCTTGCCGGCGCACGCGCTGCCGAGCACGGCCGAGGTGTCGGCCGCGGTTACGCTGGAACAACCGGCGCACGGCGGCCACGGCGCATTCGTCAGTGGCCGCTTTCCGGGCTCGCTCGACTGGATGCCGGCACGCGTGCTCGCTTTCTTTCAGGCCCAATTGGCGGGCAGCCGTGTGGCGCATCTTTAG
- a CDS encoding DUF4124 domain-containing protein — protein MKPLRITFLASLVAATAFSLPAGAAMYKWVDEHGTTHYGDSVPPRYASRAAERGKRAAQPAKTEHLKAVQVAPSEEEQERRKAEAKRQLDRQRKDTALLSTYASEKEIELARARELKRNQDTLKMASAGLARSGAREDRKKLDALMAQSQQETDSINAKFDAQLTRYRELTKRPADAARPTAQAQVAAPK, from the coding sequence ATGAAGCCCCTGCGTATAACTTTTCTCGCAAGCCTTGTTGCCGCAACCGCGTTTTCGCTGCCTGCCGGCGCCGCCATGTACAAGTGGGTCGACGAGCACGGCACCACGCATTATGGCGACAGCGTTCCGCCCAGGTATGCCAGTCGCGCTGCCGAACGCGGCAAGCGCGCGGCCCAGCCAGCGAAGACCGAGCACCTCAAGGCCGTGCAGGTGGCTCCGAGCGAGGAAGAGCAGGAAAGGCGCAAGGCGGAAGCCAAACGGCAGCTGGATCGCCAGCGCAAGGACACGGCCCTGCTGTCGACCTATGCCAGCGAGAAGGAAATCGAGCTGGCGCGCGCGCGCGAGCTCAAGCGCAATCAGGACACGCTCAAGATGGCCTCGGCCGGACTGGCGCGTTCCGGCGCGCGCGAGGATCGGAAAAAGCTCGACGCCCTGATGGCTCAAAGCCAGCAGGAGACCGATAGCATCAACGCCAAGTTCGACGCGCAGCTCACGCGCTATCGCGAATTGACCAAGCGTCCTGCAGATGCCGCGCGCCCCACGGCGCAAGCGCAGGTTGCAGCTCCCAAATAA
- a CDS encoding PEP-CTERM sorting domain-containing protein — protein sequence MCIQSWAHVFLLRAALLLLAAWALPASAGFQIERFGYDKFKPGGPGVPFEVTTFLDTFSGGGPLVNPSAAFEWQIKVGTIKDKDEDEGLHLKPWRRGAPFTIGPYLTLAQVLELQTPLAGTGAIDNAPSNFGVYAVYELDSYTGGQIFGGVGLTDVFRGAGTRAIAATVERDGDNYYGKFSNALTGEISDRQLLGITLETRFVEVFIQREHPTSNSVSAGYALRDKDFGFIDPIEPVKRFSGLQLAFSDVVLSPVIFAAAPIPEPETWALLIAGLAVIGYRVRKTDTPLV from the coding sequence ATGTGCATCCAGTCCTGGGCTCACGTTTTCCTTCTCCGTGCCGCGTTGCTTCTCCTGGCGGCTTGGGCGCTGCCGGCGAGCGCCGGCTTCCAAATCGAGCGCTTCGGCTATGACAAATTCAAGCCTGGCGGACCGGGCGTGCCGTTCGAAGTCACGACGTTTCTCGATACATTCAGTGGCGGCGGCCCCCTGGTCAATCCCTCGGCCGCATTCGAGTGGCAAATCAAAGTCGGCACGATCAAGGACAAGGACGAGGACGAGGGCCTGCACCTGAAGCCCTGGCGGCGCGGCGCCCCCTTCACGATCGGGCCCTACCTGACACTCGCCCAGGTCCTGGAGCTGCAAACACCGCTTGCCGGCACCGGCGCCATCGACAATGCGCCGTCCAACTTCGGCGTGTACGCCGTCTACGAGCTCGATTCGTACACGGGGGGTCAGATCTTTGGCGGGGTGGGCCTCACGGACGTCTTTCGCGGTGCCGGCACGCGCGCGATTGCCGCTACCGTCGAACGCGACGGCGACAATTACTACGGCAAGTTCTCCAATGCGCTCACGGGCGAGATCTCGGATCGGCAACTGCTCGGCATCACTCTCGAAACGCGGTTTGTCGAGGTCTTCATCCAACGGGAGCATCCTACGAGCAATTCGGTGAGTGCCGGATACGCGCTGCGGGACAAGGATTTCGGCTTCATCGATCCCATCGAGCCCGTGAAGCGCTTCAGCGGATTGCAGCTCGCCTTCTCCGATGTCGTGCTGAGTCCCGTGATCTTCGCCGCGGCACCGATCCCGGAACCCGAGACGTGGGCGCTCTTGATCGCCGGCCTTGCGGTTATCGGCTACCGGGTCCGTAAGACAGACACGCCGCTAGTTTGA
- a CDS encoding phosphosulfolactate synthase produces MSNEFALPPRSRKPRTRGLTSMIDFGPDTFGWTGGEHGIRGLLECAADYIDFAKIYAMNALLLPEQTVKRAAQAYRDAGIVPFAGGILFEYAWQKGQVEEMMRHLDRLGLAGIELSENYITLDRDQRRREIDRLQRHGLKVVYEFGRKNPVDPMSFDYVAGLVADVQALGIDHVTVEQCEIDLLAQSSAEALRTLPQQPWFDHILIEVDPYRFPQQHAQIIRDFGPEVNLANVTPGQVLRVEGFRCGIGRAVDYSLLAR; encoded by the coding sequence ATGAGCAACGAATTTGCGCTGCCGCCGCGGTCCAGAAAACCGCGCACGCGGGGTCTCACCTCGATGATCGATTTCGGTCCCGACACGTTCGGCTGGACCGGCGGGGAGCACGGCATTCGAGGGCTGCTCGAGTGCGCGGCCGACTACATCGACTTTGCCAAGATCTACGCGATGAATGCGCTGCTGTTGCCGGAGCAGACGGTCAAGCGCGCGGCCCAGGCCTATCGGGATGCCGGCATCGTGCCGTTCGCCGGTGGCATTCTGTTCGAGTACGCGTGGCAGAAGGGCCAGGTGGAGGAGATGATGCGCCACCTCGATCGACTCGGCTTGGCGGGTATCGAGCTGTCGGAGAACTACATCACGCTCGATCGCGACCAGCGCCGGCGCGAGATCGATCGGCTGCAGCGCCATGGCCTGAAAGTGGTGTACGAGTTCGGCCGCAAGAATCCGGTCGATCCCATGAGCTTCGATTACGTGGCCGGGCTGGTCGCCGATGTACAAGCTCTCGGCATAGACCATGTCACCGTCGAGCAATGCGAGATCGATCTGCTGGCGCAAAGCTCCGCCGAGGCGCTGCGTACACTTCCGCAGCAACCGTGGTTCGACCACATCCTGATCGAGGTCGACCCCTACCGCTTCCCGCAGCAGCACGCGCAGATCATCCGCGATTTCGGGCCGGAGGTGAACCTCGCCAACGTCACGCCCGGGCAGGTTCTGCGGGTGGAAGGATTCCGTTGCGGCATCGGCCGCGCGGTCGACTATTCCCTGCTCGCGCGCTGA
- a CDS encoding SgcJ/EcaC family oxidoreductase: MLESPPMAAASFTTPQEAEQAFYEAFQRADLDAMMAVWAEDDEVFCVHPGGSRLTGLAAIRESFRQLFRNGANMRFQLRGVQQIRGGLLAVHSVYEYITLVGERRQASAVIATNLYANAGGGWRMVGHHASPVANAEVEPPAEKSTPTLLH, encoded by the coding sequence CTGCTAGAATCGCCGCCTATGGCTGCAGCATCATTCACCACGCCACAGGAAGCCGAGCAGGCGTTCTACGAAGCGTTCCAGCGCGCCGACCTCGATGCCATGATGGCGGTCTGGGCGGAGGACGACGAAGTATTCTGCGTGCACCCTGGGGGCTCGCGGCTGACGGGGCTTGCGGCGATACGGGAATCGTTCCGGCAGCTGTTCCGCAACGGCGCGAACATGCGTTTTCAATTGCGCGGTGTGCAGCAGATCCGTGGCGGTTTGCTCGCGGTCCACAGCGTCTACGAATACATCACGCTCGTGGGCGAGCGCCGGCAAGCGAGCGCGGTCATCGCAACCAACCTGTACGCGAATGCCGGCGGCGGTTGGCGCATGGTGGGCCATCACGCCTCGCCGGTCGCCAACGCCGAAGTCGAACCGCCTGCGGAAAAGAGCACGCCCACCCTGCTGCACTGA
- the waaF gene encoding lipopolysaccharide heptosyltransferase II — MLVVGPSWVGDTVLAQPLFMRLRERSPQLALDVLAPPWTASLVRRMPEVNDVIENPFRHGELKVFARRRLGLALRERHYHRAIILPNSLKSALPPFFAHIAVRTGYRGELRSGVLNDIRRLDEKRLPLLVERFAALAEPAGAPLRRPVPRPRLRADPLNRSRAIERLQLATERPVVAFCPGAEYGEAKRWPVEHFAALAGHARAAGAQVWLFGSANDKSIADAIASRCDAQGIANLCGRTTLADAVDLLSLAAVVVSNDSGLMHVAAALDRPLVALYGSSSPGYTPPLAPQARVLSLDLPCSPCFERVCPLGHFKCLRDLAPDRVWRDAAAIAAAALPHPSGTSG, encoded by the coding sequence GTGCTGGTGGTTGGACCTTCCTGGGTTGGCGATACGGTTCTGGCGCAACCGCTGTTCATGCGGCTGCGCGAGCGCTCGCCGCAGCTTGCGCTCGACGTGCTGGCCCCGCCCTGGACCGCCTCCCTGGTCCGCCGCATGCCCGAAGTGAACGACGTCATCGAGAATCCGTTCCGGCACGGCGAGCTGAAGGTGTTCGCGCGCCGCCGTCTGGGTCTGGCGCTGCGCGAACGGCACTACCATCGCGCCATCATCCTGCCCAATTCGCTCAAGTCCGCGTTGCCGCCGTTTTTCGCCCACATTGCCGTGCGCACCGGCTACCGCGGCGAGCTGCGCTCGGGCGTGCTGAACGATATAAGGCGCCTGGACGAGAAACGGCTGCCGCTTCTGGTGGAGCGCTTCGCCGCTCTGGCCGAGCCGGCAGGCGCACCCTTGCGCCGCCCTGTGCCGCGTCCGCGGCTGCGCGCCGACCCGCTCAACCGCTCGCGCGCGATCGAGCGCCTGCAGCTCGCGACCGAACGGCCGGTGGTCGCGTTCTGTCCCGGAGCGGAATACGGCGAGGCGAAGCGCTGGCCGGTGGAGCATTTCGCGGCGCTCGCCGGACACGCGCGTGCCGCCGGCGCGCAGGTCTGGCTGTTCGGTTCGGCCAACGACAAGAGCATCGCGGATGCAATCGCGAGCCGCTGCGACGCGCAAGGCATCGCGAATCTGTGCGGCCGCACGACGCTCGCCGATGCGGTCGACCTCCTGTCGCTGGCCGCGGTGGTGGTCAGCAACGATTCCGGGTTGATGCACGTCGCCGCAGCGCTCGACCGGCCCCTGGTGGCGCTTTATGGATCGAGCAGCCCGGGCTACACGCCGCCGCTCGCGCCGCAGGCCCGGGTGCTGAGCCTCGATCTGCCGTGCAGCCCATGCTTCGAGCGCGTCTGTCCGCTGGGGCACTTCAAGTGCCTGCGCGATCTCGCACCCGATCGGGTATGGCGCGATGCCGCCGCCATCGCCGCTGCAGCGCTGCCGCATCCTTCCGGCACGTCCGGCTGA
- a CDS encoding zinc-finger domain-containing protein gives MNDDTVRTPACIEVTDKDLPLHCPTPAMLLWNSHPRVFLDIERTGEAMCPYCGTRFSYQGEGGHRGH, from the coding sequence ATGAACGACGACACGGTTCGCACGCCAGCCTGCATCGAGGTCACGGACAAGGACTTGCCGCTGCACTGTCCGACGCCCGCGATGCTGCTGTGGAACTCGCATCCGCGCGTGTTTCTCGATATCGAGCGTACCGGCGAGGCGATGTGTCCCTATTGCGGCACCCGCTTCTCGTACCAGGGTGAAGGCGGACACCGCGGGCACTAA
- a CDS encoding branched-chain amino acid transaminase, giving the protein MSMADRDGWIWQDGKLRPWREATTHVLTHTLHYGMGVFEGVRAYKTSQGTAVFRLREHTDRLFRSAHINGMKIPYDKSTIFEAQREVVRANKLDECYIRPIAFYGSEAMGINTAKCSVHVAIAAWAWGAYLGPEALEEGIRVKTSSYARHHVNVTMCRAKSVGTYMNSILANQEAHQDGYDEALLLDVDGFVAEGSGENIFIVRSGKLYEPELTSALEGITRDAVITLAQEAGIEVIAKRITRDEVYSADEAFFTGTAAEVTPIRELDSRTIGVGRRGPVTEKLQKMFFDCVGGRAQNHRDWNTPVAA; this is encoded by the coding sequence ATGTCGATGGCCGATCGCGACGGCTGGATCTGGCAGGACGGCAAGCTACGGCCATGGCGCGAGGCGACCACTCACGTGCTCACGCATACGCTGCATTACGGCATGGGCGTATTCGAAGGCGTGCGCGCCTACAAGACCTCGCAGGGAACTGCCGTATTCCGGCTGCGCGAGCATACCGACCGGCTGTTCCGCTCGGCGCACATCAACGGCATGAAGATTCCTTACGACAAGAGCACGATCTTCGAAGCGCAGCGCGAAGTGGTGCGCGCCAACAAGCTCGACGAGTGCTACATCCGCCCGATCGCCTTCTACGGCTCGGAAGCGATGGGCATCAACACCGCCAAGTGCTCGGTGCACGTGGCGATCGCCGCCTGGGCCTGGGGGGCCTACCTCGGCCCCGAGGCGCTGGAAGAGGGTATCCGTGTCAAGACCTCGTCCTATGCCCGCCACCACGTCAATGTCACGATGTGCCGCGCCAAATCGGTCGGTACGTACATGAACTCGATTCTCGCCAACCAGGAAGCGCACCAGGACGGCTACGACGAAGCGCTGCTGCTCGATGTCGACGGCTTCGTCGCCGAAGGTTCGGGCGAGAACATCTTCATCGTGCGCAGCGGAAAACTGTACGAACCCGAGCTCACCTCCGCGCTCGAAGGCATCACGCGCGATGCCGTGATCACGCTCGCACAGGAAGCGGGCATCGAGGTGATCGCCAAGCGCATCACGCGCGACGAGGTGTACAGCGCCGACGAAGCGTTCTTCACCGGCACCGCGGCCGAGGTCACCCCGATCCGGGAGCTCGACAGCCGCACGATCGGAGTCGGCCGCCGCGGCCCTGTCACCGAAAAACTGCAGAAGATGTTCTTCGACTGCGTGGGCGGACGCGCGCAGAACCACCGCGACTGGAACACCCCGGTCGCCGCCTGA
- the glnE gene encoding bifunctional [glutamate--ammonia ligase]-adenylyl-L-tyrosine phosphorylase/[glutamate--ammonia-ligase] adenylyltransferase: MMPAANTGPDAASGAIERACRLSRYARRTAASQPALLQTLDAARAFTAQAMRNFIRAAEPFDETALMATLRELRKRVLLTLIVRDLAGWADLDEVTSTMTALADTALDEACTRIEAWTATQYGSPTAPDGSTQHLMVVGMGKLGGCELNVSSDIDLVFLHGEEGETRGARSISNSELFTRIARKLIAALGEITADGFVFRVDMRLRPYGDSGPLVCNLAMLESYFITQGREWERYAWIKARLIRGGREGELAALVRPFVFRRHLDYGALASMRSLHAQIRQEVNRRDMADDIKLGPGGIREIEFIAQLFQLIRGGREAALRTQPTLEVLRLLAERALLPAAAAAELAQAYEFLRRLEHRLQYLDDQQTQSLPRSNEDRALIAQAMSMQDWPAMLDALDAHRRAVSHHFEQIFAASGRAPDEGSTAAAVAAPGLPSAAIEAQGGVLGQQLVQLGYARADALAARVTGMRTGSRYRQMPASGQTRIDVLLPRVLETAARLHDRDAAAESLLDLIENIGRRESYLALLVEYPQALAAVANLAAASRWAAQYLGQHPILLDELLDNRAAAAAPDLAGMVRALETQLSEHAGDMEGQMDALRHFKHAQTFRLLVQDLAGGLPLETLSDHLSDLACACLDSVMRLAWEHLRVRHRPEPRFAIVGYGKLGGKELGYASDLDIIFLYDDDTGQAAEVYARYALRINTWLTTVTPAGILYETDLRLRPDGASGLLVSPLEAFVAYQRDKAWVWEHQALTRARHVAGDAAIGRRFEALRVEILRSQRDVGELQREIVAMRAKMLDAHPNTSAAFDLKHDRGGIIDVEFMVQYLVLAHSARHAELTANIGNLALIMRAAALGLIPASDAQAVHAAYRRYRQLQHALRLRGERYARVDPASVATEIDSVRRLWDRVFAP; this comes from the coding sequence ATGATGCCCGCAGCCAACACCGGACCCGATGCAGCCTCCGGCGCGATCGAGCGCGCGTGCCGATTGAGCCGCTACGCGCGCCGCACGGCTGCGAGCCAGCCGGCGTTGCTGCAAACGCTCGACGCCGCCCGTGCGTTTACCGCGCAAGCCATGCGCAATTTCATTCGCGCGGCCGAGCCATTCGACGAAACCGCGCTGATGGCTACCTTACGCGAGCTGCGCAAGCGCGTGCTGCTCACGCTCATCGTGCGCGATCTGGCGGGCTGGGCCGACCTCGACGAAGTGACCTCGACCATGACCGCCCTGGCCGACACCGCTCTCGACGAAGCCTGCACCCGGATCGAAGCCTGGACCGCGACCCAATACGGCAGCCCCACGGCCCCGGACGGCAGCACGCAGCACCTCATGGTGGTCGGCATGGGGAAGCTCGGCGGCTGCGAGCTCAACGTGTCGTCCGATATCGACCTGGTGTTCCTTCACGGCGAAGAGGGCGAAACGCGTGGCGCCAGGTCCATCAGCAATTCCGAGTTGTTCACCCGGATCGCGCGCAAACTGATCGCCGCGCTGGGTGAGATCACCGCGGACGGGTTCGTGTTCCGCGTCGACATGCGCCTGCGGCCCTACGGGGATTCGGGGCCACTGGTGTGCAACCTCGCCATGCTGGAGAGCTACTTCATCACCCAGGGACGCGAGTGGGAGCGTTACGCCTGGATCAAGGCGCGCCTGATCCGCGGCGGGCGCGAGGGCGAGCTCGCCGCGCTGGTGCGGCCGTTCGTCTTCCGCCGCCACCTCGACTACGGCGCGCTCGCCTCGATGCGAAGCCTGCATGCGCAGATCCGCCAGGAAGTGAACCGGCGCGACATGGCCGACGACATCAAGCTCGGTCCCGGCGGCATTCGGGAAATCGAGTTCATCGCCCAACTGTTCCAGCTGATCCGCGGTGGCCGCGAGGCGGCGCTGCGCACGCAGCCCACGCTCGAAGTGCTGCGGCTGCTGGCCGAACGCGCGCTATTGCCTGCGGCGGCTGCAGCCGAGCTCGCGCAGGCGTATGAATTCCTGCGCCGCCTGGAGCACCGGCTGCAATATCTCGACGACCAGCAGACGCAGTCGCTGCCGCGCAGCAACGAAGATCGCGCGTTGATCGCGCAGGCGATGAGCATGCAGGATTGGCCGGCCATGCTGGACGCGCTGGATGCGCATCGCCGGGCCGTGTCGCATCACTTCGAGCAGATTTTCGCAGCCAGCGGGCGGGCGCCGGACGAAGGCTCGACTGCTGCGGCCGTGGCCGCGCCCGGCTTGCCGTCGGCGGCGATCGAGGCCCAGGGCGGCGTGCTCGGCCAGCAGCTCGTGCAACTGGGCTACGCGCGTGCGGACGCGCTCGCGGCGCGCGTGACCGGGATGCGCACCGGCAGCCGCTATCGGCAGATGCCGGCTTCCGGTCAGACGCGCATCGACGTCCTGCTGCCGCGCGTGCTGGAAACCGCGGCCCGACTGCACGATCGGGATGCGGCGGCCGAGAGCCTGCTCGATCTGATCGAAAACATCGGCCGGCGCGAGTCCTACCTCGCGTTGCTGGTGGAGTATCCGCAGGCTCTGGCGGCGGTCGCCAACCTGGCCGCGGCAAGCCGCTGGGCCGCGCAGTATCTGGGGCAGCACCCGATTCTGCTGGACGAGCTGCTGGACAATCGGGCGGCTGCCGCCGCGCCCGATCTGGCCGGCATGGTGCGCGCTCTTGAAACGCAATTGAGCGAACACGCCGGCGACATGGAGGGGCAGATGGATGCCCTGCGCCACTTCAAGCATGCGCAGACCTTTCGCCTGCTGGTGCAGGATCTGGCCGGTGGGTTGCCTTTGGAGACGCTCAGCGATCACCTGAGCGATCTGGCTTGTGCCTGCCTGGACTCGGTCATGCGGCTCGCCTGGGAGCACCTGCGCGTGCGCCATCGGCCCGAGCCGCGCTTCGCAATCGTCGGCTACGGCAAGCTCGGCGGCAAGGAGCTCGGCTATGCGTCCGACCTCGACATCATATTTCTCTACGATGACGACACCGGCCAGGCCGCAGAAGTCTACGCGCGTTATGCGCTGCGCATCAACACGTGGCTGACGACGGTTACGCCGGCCGGCATCTTGTACGAAACCGATCTGCGCCTGCGGCCCGACGGCGCGAGCGGCCTGCTGGTAAGCCCGCTCGAAGCCTTCGTCGCCTACCAGCGCGACAAGGCCTGGGTGTGGGAGCACCAGGCGCTCACGCGCGCCCGTCACGTCGCGGGCGATGCGGCAATCGGGCGCCGCTTCGAAGCGTTGCGTGTGGAGATCCTGCGCAGCCAACGCGACGTGGGCGAGCTTCAGCGCGAAATCGTCGCCATGCGCGCGAAGATGCTCGATGCGCATCCGAACACGAGCGCGGCTTTCGACCTGAAGCACGATCGCGGCGGCATCATCGATGTCGAGTTCATGGTCCAGTATCTCGTCCTGGCGCACTCCGCGCGCCACGCCGAGCTCACGGCCAATATCGGCAATCTTGCCCTGATCATGCGCGCCGCCGCGCTGGGGCTGATCCCGGCTTCGGATGCGCAGGCCGTGCACGCCGCCTACCGCCGCTACCGGCAACTGCAGCACGCATTGCGGCTTCGCGGTGAGCGTTACGCCCGCGTCGACCCGGCTAGCGTGGCAACCGAGATCGACTCGGTGCGGCGACTGTGGGATCGGGTTTTCGCGCCGTAA